The following are encoded in a window of Aromatoleum petrolei genomic DNA:
- the recD gene encoding exodeoxyribonuclease V subunit alpha → MTRSTRGTRPGADRMDDLFAGMDDRGVAVRSDIPALLRRWAERGWLRPLDRVLADFLHDAAPDAAPLLLLAAALASHQLGRGHVCLDLAATLADPRFALSLPPEGDDDTGLPPLPDEVLAGVTLADWIAALAHPLLVAQGVGNTPLALVDTRLYLRRYWQYECDVRAGIDARLAAPPPEPDPGAFRQALDALFPPRAEGAVDWQKLACALVARSAFGIVTGGPGTGKTTTVVRLLALLQSLALTGPQGRPLRIRLAAPTGKAAARLNESIAGAVAQLELDRLPGGEAVRATIPVAVGTLHRLLGSRPDTRHFRHDVRNPLALDVLVVDEASMVDLEMMAAVLAALPAHARLVLLGDKDQLASVEAGAVLGELCARASKAHYTPATRDWLAGVTGTRVDDALVDAQGEPLDQAVAMLRVSHRFTADSGIGRLAEAVNAADRAAMHAVLNGSGAQPCVDLARLRLAGDADLRGLVIDGGAENFPGGGKLAGKDVPSPAGFGHYLQGMRDGRPPLDATQTDFDRWARAVLAAHGHFQLLCALRRGPWGVAGLNERVARMLHAVGLIAADHGWYPGRPVLVTRNDYGLGLMNGDVGVTLELPRPAPDGGLQWGLRVAFPAGDGSDGVRWVLPSRLQAVETVYAMTVHKSQGSEFTHAALVLPDTLNPVLTRELVYTGITRARQWLTLATAGSDRVLDEAVDRRVLRASGLMAARHVS, encoded by the coding sequence ATGACGCGCAGCACCCGAGGCACCCGTCCCGGCGCGGACCGCATGGATGACCTGTTCGCGGGCATGGACGATCGCGGCGTTGCCGTTCGCAGCGACATTCCCGCGCTGCTGCGCCGCTGGGCGGAGCGTGGCTGGCTCCGCCCGCTCGACCGGGTGCTCGCCGACTTCCTGCACGACGCGGCGCCCGATGCCGCCCCCCTGCTGCTCCTCGCCGCGGCGCTCGCGAGCCACCAGCTCGGGCGCGGCCATGTGTGTCTGGATCTCGCCGCGACGCTCGCCGATCCGCGCTTCGCGCTGTCGCTGCCGCCCGAGGGGGACGACGACACGGGCTTGCCGCCGCTGCCCGACGAGGTGCTCGCGGGCGTGACGCTGGCGGACTGGATTGCGGCGCTGGCGCATCCGCTGCTCGTTGCGCAGGGCGTCGGCAACACCCCGCTCGCGCTCGTCGACACCCGCCTCTACCTGCGCCGCTACTGGCAATACGAATGCGACGTGCGTGCCGGGATCGACGCGCGCCTGGCGGCGCCGCCGCCGGAGCCCGACCCCGGCGCCTTCCGCCAGGCGCTCGACGCGCTGTTCCCGCCGCGCGCGGAGGGTGCCGTGGATTGGCAAAAGCTCGCCTGTGCGCTGGTCGCGCGCAGCGCCTTCGGCATCGTCACCGGCGGCCCCGGCACCGGCAAGACCACCACCGTCGTGCGCCTGCTTGCGCTGCTGCAGAGCCTCGCGCTCACCGGGCCGCAGGGCCGCCCGCTGCGCATCCGCCTCGCCGCGCCCACCGGCAAGGCGGCGGCGCGGCTCAACGAGTCGATCGCAGGTGCGGTCGCGCAGCTTGAGCTCGATCGCCTGCCCGGCGGCGAAGCCGTGCGCGCGACGATCCCGGTCGCCGTCGGCACGCTGCATCGTCTCCTCGGCAGCCGCCCCGACACGCGCCACTTCCGCCACGATGTGCGCAACCCGCTGGCGCTCGACGTGTTGGTCGTCGACGAGGCCTCGATGGTCGACCTCGAGATGATGGCCGCGGTGCTCGCCGCGCTCCCCGCCCATGCCCGTCTCGTGCTGCTCGGCGACAAGGATCAGCTCGCCTCGGTCGAGGCCGGCGCGGTGCTGGGCGAGCTGTGCGCCCGCGCCAGCAAGGCCCATTACACGCCGGCGACGCGCGACTGGCTCGCCGGCGTGACCGGCACGCGCGTCGACGACGCCCTCGTCGACGCGCAGGGCGAGCCGCTCGACCAAGCCGTGGCGATGCTGCGCGTGAGTCACCGCTTCACCGCCGACAGCGGCATCGGCCGCCTCGCCGAGGCCGTGAATGCCGCCGACCGGGCGGCGATGCACGCGGTGTTGAACGGATCGGGGGCGCAGCCTTGCGTCGATCTCGCGCGCTTGCGGCTCGCCGGCGACGCGGACCTGCGCGGCCTTGTGATCGACGGCGGCGCGGAGAATTTCCCCGGCGGCGGGAAGCTTGCCGGCAAGGATGTACCGTCGCCCGCGGGTTTCGGCCATTACCTGCAGGGGATGCGCGACGGACGTCCGCCGCTCGACGCCACGCAGACCGACTTCGACCGCTGGGCGCGCGCGGTGCTCGCCGCGCACGGGCATTTCCAGCTGCTGTGCGCGCTGCGCCGCGGGCCGTGGGGCGTCGCAGGGCTCAACGAACGCGTCGCGCGCATGCTGCACGCGGTGGGCCTGATCGCGGCCGATCACGGCTGGTACCCCGGCCGGCCCGTGCTCGTCACGCGCAACGACTACGGCCTGGGCCTAATGAACGGGGACGTCGGCGTCACGCTGGAACTGCCGCGTCCGGCGCCGGACGGCGGACTGCAGTGGGGCCTGCGCGTGGCCTTCCCCGCGGGCGACGGCAGCGACGGCGTGCGCTGGGTGCTGCCGAGCCGCCTGCAGGCGGTCGAGACGGTGTACGCGATGACGGTGCACAAGTCGCAGGGCTCGGAATTCACGCACGCCGCGCTGGTGCTGCCCGACACGCTGAACCCCGTCCTCACGCGCGAGCTGGTGTATACGGGCATCACCCGCGCGCGCCAGTGGCTGACGCTGGCAACGGCGGGTTCCGACCGGGTGCTGGACGAGGCCGTCGACCGGCGCGTGCTGCGCGCGAGCGGCCTGATGGCCGCCCGCCACGTCTCGTAA
- the recB gene encoding exodeoxyribonuclease V subunit beta — protein sequence MSAQMMSEPQQLDPLAFPLHGSRLIEASAGTGKTFTIAALYVRLVLGHGGEAAFARALTPPEILVVTFTDAATQELRDRIRARLAEAAGYFRAEAEAVDTLERGKNFLHDLRADYPPEVWPGCARKLQLAAEWMDEAAVSTIHGWCKRMLNEHAFDSDSLFTQQLEADQSELLAEVVRDFWRSFFVPLDADAVAEIAGWWATPDALQGELGKLVEHAEALDEAPEPAEAVAAARDDKAKALAALKAPWVDWADELQELLNAAVAAKKVNGQKLKKGNYDRWFDGLRAWIDDPTLIMPELKTGWTRFTRAGLAEVWKEGDPPDHPALDAMLTLKAELESLPDARADLLRFAARWVARRFAAEQQRRAQMGFNDLLTRLAAALGLPNGARLAEVIRRQFPVALIDEFQDTDPVQYDIFDRVYRIADNAPDSGVVLIGDPKQAIYAFRGADIFTYLRARRDAGGRLFTLGTNFRSTEAMVAAVNRCFALAETRAQGEGAFLFRAEDDNPVPFHAVAANGRRERLVVEGEAVSALTCWTLEPREAGKAVGVTDYRARMAASCAAEVVRLLNLGQHGRAGFAREGEGFAPLRPADIAILVNSRKEANAVRAKLAAGGVRSVYLSDQESVFASPQAEELQRWLAACAEPDDDGLLRAALATPSLGLDWAALDRLRRDELEWEARVLQFRAYRQLWRRQGVLPMLRRLLGDFGVPRRLLGGGERAEQDGERALTDLLHLAELLQHASVALDGEHALIRHLAEQRADAANGDDARKLRLESDADLVQVVTVHKSKGLEYPLVFLPFACAYRPVDPADLPIKLHDDAGRLRLALEPADGEVAQADRERLGEDLRKLYVALTRARHATWIGVAPLDGLERSALGYLLAGGASVAVDALPVALDVLRGECGHIAVAPAPAPAGDRFTPRIARSELGAAREPRRPVREFWWIASYSALRTAEAEGGAREPGSASADAAAVPAFVPPLPAAETPAEETFAEVLDESPGAPAAPGADQRLHRFARGAGPGTFLHELLEWAAREGFGRVRAAPERARDMIARRCAVRGWSHWTETLTRWLLDFIATPLPLPDGEAPCLAELAGARPEMEFWFETHRADLGRLDALVRAHTLAGAPRPALAPGQLNGMLKGFIDLVFEHQGRYYVADYKSNWLGADDAAYTLDAMRDAVLAKRYELQYVLYLFALHRLLKVRLPDYDYDRHVGGAVYLFLRGSHAPTRGVHAERPPRALIEALDAAFGRILAGEGGQ from the coding sequence ATGAGCGCCCAGATGATGTCCGAACCGCAGCAACTCGACCCGCTCGCCTTCCCGCTGCACGGCAGCCGCCTCATCGAGGCCAGCGCCGGCACCGGCAAGACCTTCACGATCGCCGCGCTGTACGTGCGCCTCGTGCTCGGCCACGGCGGCGAGGCGGCCTTCGCGCGCGCGCTGACGCCGCCCGAGATCCTCGTCGTGACCTTCACCGACGCCGCGACGCAGGAACTGCGCGACCGCATCCGCGCGCGCCTGGCCGAGGCCGCGGGCTACTTCCGCGCCGAAGCGGAGGCGGTCGACACGCTGGAGCGCGGCAAGAATTTCCTGCACGACCTGCGCGCCGACTACCCGCCCGAGGTCTGGCCCGGCTGCGCGCGCAAGCTGCAGCTCGCCGCCGAGTGGATGGACGAGGCCGCGGTGTCGACCATCCACGGCTGGTGCAAGCGCATGCTCAACGAGCACGCCTTCGACAGCGACAGCCTGTTCACGCAGCAGCTCGAAGCCGACCAGAGCGAACTGCTCGCCGAGGTCGTGCGCGACTTCTGGCGCAGCTTCTTCGTCCCCCTCGACGCGGACGCCGTCGCCGAGATCGCCGGCTGGTGGGCGACGCCGGACGCGCTGCAGGGCGAACTCGGCAAGTTGGTCGAGCATGCCGAGGCGCTCGATGAGGCGCCGGAACCGGCTGAGGCGGTTGCCGCCGCACGCGACGATAAGGCGAAGGCGCTCGCGGCACTCAAGGCGCCATGGGTGGATTGGGCTGATGAACTGCAAGAACTACTGAACGCCGCCGTTGCGGCGAAGAAGGTGAACGGCCAGAAGCTGAAGAAGGGAAATTACGACCGCTGGTTCGACGGCTTGCGTGCCTGGATCGATGATCCGACGCTGATCATGCCGGAACTCAAGACCGGCTGGACGCGCTTTACGCGCGCCGGCCTGGCCGAGGTTTGGAAGGAAGGCGATCCTCCCGATCACCCCGCGCTCGACGCGATGCTGACGCTCAAGGCCGAACTGGAAAGCCTGCCGGACGCGCGCGCCGACCTGCTGCGCTTTGCCGCGCGCTGGGTCGCCCGGCGTTTTGCGGCCGAGCAGCAGCGCCGGGCGCAGATGGGCTTCAACGATCTGCTCACGCGCCTGGCCGCGGCGCTGGGCCTGCCAAACGGCGCGCGCCTCGCCGAGGTGATCCGCCGCCAGTTTCCGGTCGCGCTGATCGACGAATTCCAGGACACCGACCCGGTCCAGTACGACATCTTCGACCGCGTCTATCGCATCGCCGACAACGCGCCGGATTCCGGCGTCGTGCTGATCGGCGACCCCAAGCAGGCGATCTACGCCTTCCGCGGCGCGGACATCTTCACCTACCTGCGCGCGCGTCGCGACGCGGGCGGGCGGCTATTCACGCTCGGGACGAACTTCCGTTCGACCGAGGCGATGGTCGCGGCCGTGAACCGCTGCTTCGCGCTGGCCGAGACGCGCGCGCAGGGGGAGGGGGCCTTCCTCTTTCGCGCCGAGGATGACAACCCCGTGCCTTTCCACGCGGTCGCAGCCAACGGGCGACGCGAACGCCTCGTCGTCGAGGGCGAGGCGGTCTCGGCACTCACCTGTTGGACCTTGGAACCGCGCGAGGCAGGCAAGGCGGTTGGCGTCACCGATTACCGCGCCCGCATGGCGGCGAGCTGCGCCGCCGAGGTCGTGCGCCTGCTGAACCTCGGCCAGCACGGGCGCGCGGGTTTTGCGCGCGAGGGGGAAGGATTCGCGCCCTTGCGCCCGGCCGACATCGCGATCCTCGTGAACAGCCGCAAGGAGGCCAACGCCGTGCGCGCCAAGCTTGCCGCGGGCGGGGTGCGCAGCGTCTATCTGTCCGACCAGGAATCCGTGTTCGCCAGCCCGCAGGCCGAGGAGCTGCAACGCTGGCTCGCCGCCTGTGCCGAACCGGACGACGACGGCCTGCTGCGCGCCGCGCTCGCAACGCCCAGCCTCGGACTCGACTGGGCAGCGCTCGACCGCCTGCGCCGCGACGAGCTCGAATGGGAAGCGCGCGTGCTGCAGTTCCGCGCCTACCGCCAGCTGTGGCGTCGGCAGGGCGTGCTGCCGATGCTGCGTCGCCTGCTGGGTGACTTCGGCGTGCCGCGGCGACTTCTCGGTGGAGGGGAGAGGGCGGAGCAGGACGGCGAGCGTGCGCTCACGGATCTCCTGCATCTGGCCGAACTGCTGCAGCACGCGAGCGTCGCGCTCGACGGCGAGCATGCGCTGATCCGTCACCTCGCGGAGCAGCGCGCCGACGCTGCGAACGGCGATGATGCGAGGAAACTGCGCCTCGAGAGCGATGCCGACCTCGTGCAGGTCGTCACCGTGCACAAGTCCAAGGGCCTCGAATACCCGCTCGTGTTCCTGCCCTTCGCCTGCGCCTATCGTCCGGTCGATCCTGCCGATCTGCCGATCAAGCTGCACGACGACGCGGGGCGCTTGCGGCTCGCGCTGGAACCTGCGGACGGCGAGGTCGCACAGGCCGACCGCGAACGCCTCGGCGAGGATCTGCGCAAGCTCTACGTCGCGCTAACGCGCGCGCGCCACGCGACCTGGATCGGCGTCGCGCCGCTCGACGGGCTGGAACGCAGCGCGCTGGGCTACCTCCTTGCGGGTGGCGCCTCGGTCGCGGTGGACGCCTTGCCCGTTGCGCTGGACGTCCTGCGCGGCGAATGCGGCCACATCGCCGTCGCACCCGCCCCGGCGCCCGCGGGCGATCGCTTCACGCCGCGCATCGCCCGCAGCGAGCTCGGCGCCGCGCGCGAGCCGCGCCGGCCGGTGCGTGAATTCTGGTGGATCGCGAGCTATTCGGCGCTGCGCACCGCGGAGGCGGAAGGCGGCGCGCGCGAGCCTGGCTCAGCCAGTGCGGACGCCGCCGCCGTACCCGCGTTTGTTCCACCACTGCCTGCCGCCGAAACCCCCGCCGAGGAGACCTTCGCCGAGGTCCTCGACGAAAGTCCGGGTGCTCCCGCTGCCCCCGGCGCGGACCAGCGCCTGCACCGTTTCGCGCGCGGTGCGGGTCCTGGCACCTTCCTGCACGAGCTCCTCGAATGGGCCGCGCGCGAAGGCTTCGGCCGTGTGCGTGCGGCGCCCGAGCGCGCCCGCGACATGATCGCGCGCCGCTGCGCCGTACGCGGCTGGAGCCACTGGACCGAGACGCTCACGCGTTGGCTGCTCGACTTCATCGCAACCCCGCTGCCCTTGCCCGACGGCGAGGCGCCGTGCCTTGCCGAGCTCGCCGGCGCCCGCCCCGAAATGGAGTTCTGGTTCGAGACCCACCGCGCCGACCTCGGCCGCCTCGATGCCCTCGTGCGCGCCCACACCCTCGCCGGCGCGCCGCGTCCGGCGCTCGCGCCGGGCCAGCTCAATGGCATGCTCAAGGGCTTCATCGATCTGGTCTTCGAACACCAGGGGCGCTATTACGTGGCCGACTACAAATCCAACTGGCTGGGGGCCGACGACGCGGCCTACACGCTTGACGCGATGCGCGACGCAGTCCTCGCGAAGCGCTACGAGCTGCAATACGTGCTCTACCTCTTCGCGCTGCACCGCCTGCTCAAGGTGCGCCTGCCGGACTACGACTACGACCGCCATGTTGGCGGCGCGGTGTACCTCTTCCTGCGCGGCAGTCACGCGCCGACCCGCGGCGTGCATGCCGAGCGTCCGCCGCGCGCGCTGATCGAGGCGCTGGATGCAGCGTTCGGACGGATCCTGGCCGGGGAGGGCGGGCAATGA
- the recC gene encoding exodeoxyribonuclease V subunit gamma: MEREDDVAGGLMVIHGNHPEALRDVLVAWMKRHPLAPLENELILVQSNGIAQWLKMALAADEAAGGCGIAAALDAFLPSRFVWQAYRAVLGRDAVPEVSPFDKPLLVWRLMRLLPALLARGEFAPLARFLSDDEDLRKRHQLAERLADLFDQYQMYRADWLAAWADGEDVVLTARGGREPLPAAQAWQPALWRALLEDVGPALAGSGRAAVHTRFLAAVADMRDAPRPPSLPRRVMVFGISSLPAQTLEVLAAIAQWSQVLLCVHNPCEHYWADIVADKDLLRATASRHARRAGMPAVLAEEALHLHAHPLLAAWGKQGRDFIGLLDEHDAGDARERYARRFAEVGTRIDLFAPHGDDCLLHQLQDDFRDLRPLAETRARWPAVDPATDASIRFHVAHGPQREVEILHDQLLAAFNADETLRPRDVIVMVPDIDAYAPHIQAVFGLMDAEDPRFIPFTVADQGLRHHDPLLNAVEKLLGLPQSRVAVSDVLDLLEVPALRARFGIAEDDVPLLHRWVRGANIRWGLHAEQRASLGLPDGAEQNSWLFGLRRMLLGYAVGSAGNGAGGATEAWQGIEPYDEIGGLDAGLVGPLATLLERLDAAWRGLREPAAVADWCLRLRGLLADFFDPADATGAYTLERLEAALQAWQDACAAAGLTEALPLSVVREHWLAQMGDSGLAQRFFAGAVTFATLMPMRAIPFRHVCLLGMNDGDYPRTRVPMDFDLMGRDWRPGDRSRREDDRYLFLEALLSARECLHVSWVGRSIHDNTARPPSVLVGQLRDHLAAGWRLAGDEGGEDCGDRLLAALTVEHRLQPFSPDYFPAGGTATALFTYAREWREGLGADAAAEDSAPLAPLDESEPLTLRELADFLKEPARVFLRRRLGVYFELPDPAAEDHEPFALDALQNWQLQDELIGAQLDALRRGEERETALERALARIERRGELAPGRFAALMQAELAEPMSGLFERYARALADWPEAIEPDEDVAFEHAVGTARLVLADRLGSLRRNAEGARGRLVLERGSVIEDGKYRRDKLVGHWIAHVAGHLGGVPLTSRIVSKAGDAPINPLAPEAAREYFRHLLEAWRAGLARPLPLAVKTAFAWIGKGGRSDTPLESDAGREARIAFDGDGYKRRGERAYSAYLARTWPDFDALWADGEFALLADRLLRPLYDAVGARGGKVDAAQGNEA; this comes from the coding sequence ATGGAGCGTGAGGACGACGTTGCGGGCGGGCTGATGGTGATCCACGGCAATCACCCGGAGGCGCTGCGCGACGTGCTGGTCGCGTGGATGAAGCGCCATCCGCTGGCGCCGCTGGAGAACGAGCTGATCCTCGTGCAGAGCAACGGCATCGCGCAGTGGCTGAAGATGGCGCTGGCGGCCGACGAGGCGGCCGGGGGGTGCGGCATCGCGGCGGCGCTGGATGCCTTCCTGCCCTCGCGTTTCGTGTGGCAGGCATATCGCGCGGTGCTCGGGCGCGACGCGGTGCCGGAGGTGTCGCCCTTCGACAAACCCTTGCTCGTGTGGCGCCTGATGCGTCTGCTGCCGGCATTGCTCGCGCGCGGCGAGTTCGCGCCCCTCGCGCGCTTCCTGTCCGACGACGAGGACTTGCGCAAGCGCCACCAGCTCGCCGAGCGCCTCGCCGACCTTTTCGACCAGTACCAGATGTATCGCGCCGACTGGCTCGCGGCGTGGGCCGACGGGGAAGACGTGGTGCTGACCGCGCGTGGCGGGCGCGAGCCGCTGCCCGCGGCGCAGGCGTGGCAACCGGCCTTGTGGCGCGCCTTGCTGGAAGACGTCGGTCCGGCGCTCGCCGGCAGCGGGCGTGCCGCGGTGCATACGCGCTTTCTGGCGGCCGTCGCCGACATGCGGGATGCTCCACGCCCGCCCTCGCTGCCACGGCGCGTAATGGTGTTCGGGATCTCCTCGCTGCCGGCGCAGACGCTGGAAGTGCTCGCGGCGATCGCGCAGTGGAGCCAGGTGCTGCTGTGCGTGCATAACCCCTGCGAGCACTACTGGGCCGACATCGTCGCGGACAAGGACCTGCTGCGCGCGACCGCCTCGCGCCATGCGCGCCGCGCCGGGATGCCGGCGGTGCTGGCCGAGGAGGCCCTGCACCTGCACGCCCATCCGCTGCTCGCGGCCTGGGGCAAGCAGGGGCGCGATTTCATCGGCCTGCTCGACGAGCACGACGCCGGCGACGCCCGCGAGCGCTATGCGCGACGCTTCGCCGAGGTCGGCACGCGCATCGATCTCTTTGCGCCGCACGGTGACGACTGCCTGCTGCACCAGTTGCAGGACGACTTCCGCGACCTGCGCCCGCTCGCCGAGACGCGCGCGCGCTGGCCGGCGGTCGATCCCGCGACGGATGCCTCGATCCGCTTCCACGTCGCGCACGGCCCGCAGCGCGAGGTCGAGATCCTGCACGACCAGCTGCTGGCGGCCTTCAACGCCGATGAGACGCTGCGCCCGCGCGACGTGATCGTGATGGTGCCGGACATCGACGCCTACGCGCCGCACATCCAGGCGGTGTTCGGCCTGATGGACGCCGAGGATCCGCGCTTCATCCCCTTCACGGTTGCCGACCAGGGCCTGCGCCACCACGATCCGCTGCTCAATGCCGTCGAGAAGCTGCTGGGCCTGCCGCAGTCGCGCGTGGCCGTCTCCGACGTGCTCGATCTCCTCGAAGTGCCGGCGCTGCGCGCTCGCTTTGGCATCGCCGAGGACGACGTGCCGCTGCTGCACCGCTGGGTGCGCGGCGCGAACATCCGCTGGGGCCTGCACGCTGAGCAGCGCGCGAGCCTCGGCCTGCCCGACGGGGCGGAGCAGAACTCGTGGCTGTTCGGCCTGCGCCGCATGCTGCTCGGCTATGCGGTGGGCAGCGCGGGGAATGGCGCGGGGGGCGCCACTGAGGCTTGGCAGGGCATCGAGCCCTACGACGAGATCGGCGGGCTGGACGCGGGCTTGGTCGGGCCGCTCGCGACGCTGCTGGAGCGCCTCGACGCGGCCTGGCGCGGGCTGCGCGAGCCGGCCGCCGTCGCGGACTGGTGCCTGCGCCTGCGCGGCCTGCTCGCCGACTTTTTCGACCCCGCCGACGCGACCGGCGCCTATACGCTGGAACGCCTCGAAGCCGCACTGCAGGCCTGGCAGGACGCCTGCGCCGCGGCGGGGCTCACGGAGGCGCTGCCGCTGTCGGTGGTGCGCGAGCATTGGCTCGCGCAGATGGGCGATTCGGGTCTCGCGCAGCGTTTCTTCGCCGGCGCGGTGACCTTCGCGACGCTGATGCCGATGCGCGCGATCCCCTTCCGCCACGTGTGCCTGCTGGGCATGAATGACGGCGACTACCCGCGCACGCGCGTGCCGATGGACTTCGACCTGATGGGGCGCGACTGGCGCCCTGGCGACCGCTCGCGCCGCGAGGACGACCGCTACCTGTTTCTCGAGGCGCTGCTGTCGGCGCGTGAGTGCCTGCACGTGAGCTGGGTCGGGCGCAGCATCCACGACAACACCGCGCGTCCGCCCTCGGTGCTGGTCGGGCAGCTGCGCGACCACCTTGCGGCGGGTTGGCGGCTGGCGGGCGATGAAGGGGGCGAGGATTGCGGCGACAGGTTGCTTGCCGCGCTCACCGTCGAGCACCGCCTGCAGCCCTTCAGCCCGGACTATTTCCCCGCCGGCGGCACGGCCACGGCGCTGTTCACGTATGCGCGCGAGTGGCGCGAGGGGCTTGGGGCCGATGCCGCGGCGGAGGACTCCGCGCCGCTGGCCCCGCTCGACGAGAGCGAGCCGCTCACCTTGCGCGAGCTCGCCGATTTCCTCAAGGAACCGGCAAGGGTGTTCCTGCGCCGCCGCCTGGGCGTGTATTTCGAGCTGCCCGACCCGGCAGCCGAGGACCACGAACCCTTTGCGCTCGATGCGCTGCAAAACTGGCAGCTTCAGGACGAGCTGATCGGCGCCCAGCTCGACGCGCTGCGTCGCGGCGAAGAACGCGAGACAGCGCTGGAGCGGGCGCTCGCGCGCATCGAACGGCGCGGCGAACTCGCGCCGGGGCGCTTCGCAGCGCTGATGCAGGCCGAGCTCGCCGAACCGATGTCGGGCCTCTTCGAGCGCTACGCGAGGGCGCTTGCCGACTGGCCCGAGGCGATCGAGCCGGACGAGGATGTCGCCTTCGAGCACGCGGTCGGCACCGCGCGGCTCGTCCTCGCCGATCGCCTCGGCAGTCTGCGCCGCAACGCGGAGGGCGCACGCGGCCGGCTGGTGCTGGAACGCGGCAGCGTCATCGAGGACGGCAAGTACCGCCGCGACAAGCTCGTCGGACACTGGATCGCGCATGTGGCCGGACATCTCGGCGGCGTGCCGCTGACGAGCCGCATCGTCAGCAAGGCGGGCGACGCGCCGATCAACCCGCTCGCGCCGGAGGCCGCGCGGGAATACTTCCGCCACCTGCTGGAAGCCTGGCGTGCGGGGCTCGCGCGTCCGCTGCCGCTCGCGGTGAAGACCGCTTTCGCATGGATCGGCAAGGGCGGGCGCTCGGACACGCCGCTGGAAAGCGACGCCGGGCGCGAGGCGCGCATCGCCTTCGACGGCGACGGCTACAAGCGCCGGGGCGAGCGCGCGTACAGCGCCTATCTCGCGCGCACTTGGCCGGATTTCGACGCGCTGTGGGCGGACGGGGAATTTGCGCTGCTCGCCGACCGGCTGCTGCGTCCCTTGTACGACGCCGTCGGCGCCAGGGGTGGCAAGGTCGATGCCGCGCAGGGAAATGAAGCATGA
- a CDS encoding sensor histidine kinase, translating to MDGSRKPFNLRRWFSIVSLLVTGGAAIVSGAILSHFFVSEAIKRDVMLTTRFIQSIADIELRHGHFGLVHISLGGILDNRMSAEDLGLEEENLSRARQEFFDHLANMPELLLATVFSPDGHVIWSANPLLIGKSFPNHRDLQEVAERKESVAGGHFKSTAGSKVEQQFLRLPEDIYIENYVPLFDREGKVASIVEIYKEPRDLIHSLKRGYLLIWLAALLSAVAIYVCLHWIIVRAARQIDAQQREIVDNKTLVALGEMSSAVAHGLRNPLASIRSSAEVALEIGDPATAKNLNDIVTQVDRLSKWVRELLQFSKPISDEREAVKIDMALDNALSTYEVQIRRAGIEVDWTPDAAPAVEVQANGSLLEQVLNSVLSNAIEAMPRGGRLGVRVEPPARGDVTVKISDTGCGMSEKQLEMVFKPFYTTKRNGLGVGLALVQRIMERFGGTVVLESREQAGTTVSLTFKVAEQE from the coding sequence ATGGATGGGAGCCGGAAGCCTTTCAACCTGCGCAGATGGTTTTCCATCGTCAGCCTGCTGGTGACGGGAGGGGCGGCCATCGTCTCGGGTGCGATCCTGTCCCATTTCTTCGTCTCGGAAGCGATCAAGCGCGACGTGATGCTCACCACCCGTTTCATCCAGTCGATCGCGGACATCGAGTTGCGCCACGGGCACTTCGGCCTTGTCCACATTTCGCTCGGGGGCATCCTGGACAACCGCATGTCGGCCGAAGACCTCGGTCTCGAAGAAGAGAATCTTTCGCGCGCGCGTCAGGAGTTCTTTGATCACTTGGCCAATATGCCCGAGCTGTTGCTCGCGACGGTTTTTTCGCCGGACGGCCACGTGATCTGGTCCGCCAATCCCTTGCTGATCGGCAAGTCGTTTCCCAATCACCGCGACCTCCAGGAAGTGGCCGAGCGCAAGGAGTCGGTGGCGGGCGGCCACTTCAAATCGACCGCCGGCTCCAAGGTCGAGCAGCAGTTCCTGCGGCTTCCCGAGGATATCTACATCGAGAACTACGTGCCGCTGTTCGACCGCGAAGGCAAGGTCGCTTCCATCGTCGAGATCTACAAGGAGCCGCGCGACCTCATCCACTCGCTCAAGCGCGGCTACCTGCTGATCTGGCTGGCGGCGTTGCTGTCGGCGGTGGCCATCTACGTCTGCCTGCACTGGATCATCGTTCGCGCCGCGCGCCAGATCGACGCCCAGCAGCGCGAGATCGTCGACAACAAGACCCTGGTCGCGCTCGGCGAGATGTCTTCCGCGGTCGCGCACGGCCTGCGCAACCCGCTGGCGTCGATCCGATCCAGCGCCGAAGTCGCGCTTGAAATCGGCGATCCCGCGACTGCCAAGAACCTCAACGACATCGTCACCCAGGTCGATCGGCTCTCGAAATGGGTACGAGAATTGCTTCAATTTTCCAAGCCGATCAGCGACGAACGCGAGGCGGTGAAGATCGACATGGCCCTGGATAACGCGCTGTCCACCTACGAGGTGCAGATCCGCCGCGCCGGCATCGAGGTCGACTGGACGCCCGACGCGGCGCCGGCGGTCGAGGTGCAGGCGAACGGATCTTTGCTCGAGCAGGTGCTCAACAGCGTGCTGTCCAATGCCATCGAAGCCATGCCGCGCGGCGGGCGTCTCGGCGTGCGGGTCGAGCCACCCGCGCGTGGTGACGTCACGGTGAAGATTTCCGACACCGGCTGCGGGATGTCGGAAAAACAGCTTGAAATGGTCTTCAAGCCCTTCTACACGACGAAACGCAACGGTTTGGGTGTCGGTCTGGCGCTGGTACAGCGGATAATGGAGCGATTCGGCGGGACCGTCGTGCTGGAGAGCAGGGAGCAGGCGGGAACCACCGTGAGTCTGACATTCAAGGTAGCGGAGCAGGAGTAA